The Hypomesus transpacificus isolate Combined female unplaced genomic scaffold, fHypTra1 scaffold_30, whole genome shotgun sequence genome segment acttgtgtcgttattttgtgatgaaattaaagccattttagcagaaccatgttgtccgctttctatcaaaagtaatgagttgcttggcaacacatgaaacacaccgtgagaagacttaagagctagctacaattagcctaaaggtaccattgattttcgtttacaaaatgaaaagaatctaaaattgccatataataaactacttactaacctcgaccgttcggtcatgccgggaaatatcaaactgaggctggaacgtatcgaccgagcgatagcgagtcagtttgatatttcccaattgccactgaatttcattttcaatcaatcacatcaatgacatatcatatcaatcgcaaaatgaatgttgattcaaccggtggaaattgattgacaaccggtacagtactgacggagttaaccaaactttgatttgatgttcccttatctgagtagtacgctgctgcaatacaatatttccacatgaaaatgaatctttcttctcacagtcatctgccacttaaacttctcttaacctacatgtttagtttgctgcgctcctcttccagtgactgtaactaacataggctattcactaacagtagcggtatgtctatggcggtaacatcagcgtccgacttgtgtttggtggttaccataacgacagtacgttttgttgatgacgcgcagcacatatgtccaaactcttgagctactcggctcttcaagtataaaatcacgttacggtttgtgggagaccaagatcatcgtcctgcagtcagtttcacgtgtactttattttgagtttatataccacgatttaagcaaaaaaaaaacagaaatacgaaaaaaaatacagtggacacgacctcggtgtcctcaatggtagttacggccctggtgacaacgatttgctaaacttgctacaacaaggcaggcaactcaagccatttctccctgtgctcattcactataagtctatggctcattcagctcaatgtaaatcggctatcggccaatgtgaacttttgtgcacgagcacatttgcaggcaacttttattgacgtaggtaaataaatggggtgctagtttacccatttcggattggtttcaaacttagcaaaaatttGGGAAAAAATTTCGATTAAAAAGCTAGTGGTATGAGCCAGGAGGGGGAACCAATTACCAGGTTGCTGCGGGTAAAGCTGCCACCACCTTTGTATAGCCTTTGTATAGCTGGTATGGTCTGGGTCAGAGGTCGGCACACACAAAATACGCAGTAGTTATATAAAACCCAGCTGCCTctgagttaatagaataaaacgACCGCAAGACACGGGAACCTAACcttaatgcaataccacctacatccaccggggcctttgcttcaagccgaggggcgaggggtgggggtctgagTTTGGGTGTGTTATCACTTTATGTCAGGCTAGTGTGGCAGGCCGGTTATTTTTGGGGTGCAAAGTACAGTCATTTTGAGTTGGCGTGCAGTATTATTTTAAAGCTTAGTCCTGCCATTTCGTGACGGCCgggttttatatatataactaCTGCGTATTTTGTGTGTGCCGACCTCTGACCCAGACCATACCAGCTATACAAAGGCTATACAAAGGTGGTGGCAGCTTTACCCGCAGCTACCTGGTAATTGGTTCCCCCTCCTTTTGGGTGGTTCTGGTTCATTACAATATTTTGAGGTCGCACAGACACAATTTCGGTAGCATATACAACAAAAAACGGTCGCAATTTCAAGCCCTGTGTGAGATGACATGCTTAGAGTTGGGTACCGAAACATGGTTCCACTATGGAACCAGTTCCTATGCAACATATAGGGATTGGACCGGAGTAAAACGCACATTTGGCTTCCTCATTTCAGTTCCACTTAATGTGTCGACTGAAATATTTTCCCTCTGTCGCTCCGAAACGGCCGTAAAATATCACACTTTCTATGTAGTCTACCGTTAGCTAGCTACCGTAGATGAAGTCTACTTTCAAAGTGCCATATTTTACCTCCGGGATCACCAAAACGGACGTAAAAGCATATTAACCATTTACTGCACGTGATTGCTAGTAAACATATTACACTTGCTCTGCTAGTCTTTAGCTATCGTTGGCTAGCTTTTAGTGCATTTAAAATGCCTAAAGCGAAGCGGTCGAAAGTGTGGCTGTATTTCACAGCCAAGGATTCGACATCGCAAAATGCAACAAATGTTGCAAAACTATTACGTGCAAAGGGGGAAGCACGTCGAATTTATTGAAACATGCGGCGACACACGGAATTCTTCTTGAAGCAGAGGGATGCACCGTGTTCGACAGCTTACGGACATCAGTCCCTAGGGCCTCATTTATCAAGTGTGCGTAGAAATCTTTCTTATGTGGAGGTTTGGAATATTCCCAGGAACAGTTCAAGGTGTAATTTATCAAATATTCATACGAGCGGCATACACACACTTCTAGGACATTTTCTTGATAAATCTCACCTGTTCCTAGTCTACAAACTAAAAAATCAAGTATTTGCATACAAAACACCCCATATTATTAAAATTAGTTGAATCACCTCTAATAAAAAGGGAGCTAATAAGTTGAGCTGACATGCTCGAGTTTGAAtctccattcagcctgttgttggtcAAATATGAAGtaattttgctctcttgttgtccaactcttgatcttctacaatatacatttttataatattttgccattttgcggaggaacccgaatcgctgcttgcagctatattttttctctttatttttctaATGTTACATTGAGGGGTTTAAGCCCTGTAGAGACTGaaaccctattgtttttgtgccAATgcgtttttttatttaaaaataaattatattcAGAAATGTTTTCGCAAATTCCCGTGAGACTGTAAATCATACAAACATGACATTTTGGCGATTTATTAGCGATCCACTGTTATGCGCAAGAACGGACAAGTCCAAagttaaatacgtcaatgaccATATCTCAGTTTTGCGAACTTCAATGCAGTGACGATCTGCGTCAGGTATCAGAGACTCACCTTGATGTGTTTCCCTCTCCGTCCAATCACAAAGGCTAGCTCCACCTCCCAGTCCACCTCCTTCAATCAGAAATGCAAAAGAAAAGTATTGATCTCCCTCCTGGTCCCTGCTCCTCTGTGAGCCCAAATCTGGGGAAAGCCACGCTTGATACAAATGTATGCTTCTTCCAATCTCTTGTTTCTACTACACCTGCCAGAGTAGCTCACACTACAGAGCTTAACCGTGAAGTAATTATGTGTCTTAAtcctctttcttgctctcctttcctctccccccaaTTTTTCTAatttatctatctctctctttcttccctccttcaCCTGGCTCTCATCCGGCAGTGTGATGTTGTCGTAGGGGCCGGTGATGCAGCTGGAGAATTTGCTGAAGATTATTGGCTCCTTGGGGATGGGGGCATTCTGCTCCAGGCAATGGTCCCGGTAGTTCATGCCGACGCACACCACCTTTTCTGGGGCCAAGACCGGGGGTAGCAACTTCACCTCCGACCTAGGCACTATACACTGGCCTGAGGACAGGGCcctaggtggggggagggtaggTTGGATAGACTGAATCTAAGGTAATGAGTTCACTACTTCGTGTCTTAATAAAATATTTTCTGACTGAGAATAGGCAGACAAAAACATGGATTTGGAAGGGTGGGGATGAGGGCATGGTGATGAGGATCTGTCAGAAGTATGGTATGTACCTCTGAGCACACTCCATGCCCTTATGGCCCATCTCTAGAAACTCTATCATGGTGGAAGGCATGGAGGCATCGAAGGCCTTGAGGTCCACCACACCAAGCCCTTCACTCTGCTCAACGCCCACCCTGACTCCACCGTCATCATTGCTGCACTGGAACTGCACCAACCGCATTGCTGCACCACGTAGATGCTCAACCGTCCTGTACTTTTGGACAGCCTATCAGAGAATCCTCTCAAAATCAGCAAGGTGAGAGGATTAGCGTCCTCTACTAAAATCAAAGGTTCAAaggataaaaacaaatttgaggagggagagaatcaGTGTAGAAGACAGAATGAATATGGAAGCAGGCAGGGAGAAGTTGGAAAAGTGGACATGGAGAGGAAGAAAACAAGGCTTCAATCTTGATATCGAAAAGCACTTCAATGTCTTAAACTGCAGATATGATATAAGGTgccaccagagcctgtttaaggagagcctgtccactccctattaagccccattgtaccgaattttgttgcagttccacagagttccactgggagtgatcgcggtcgagtgcaaaattaatgggagtctatggagctaaacggctaaatttgtctctttcgcctgattgtcgttgataaatctcagatttgatggtAGTTTTTgaatgttcaacatggattacatgtcaaaagttgaatgaacgagtacatATGTCCtgtcgatttcttacagggtaagtcgttgttgcccataacacgctagcattctgctaacgaagcaacaacattagcaagccaaaactctttctagcatgtgtattgacagggagagcctaacctgtcagctgtgttgtcgacgcctcgagagaaaagtggaagtaaccagagcttgccgccaagcagtagctctggccgtacgatgtgtatgatgtcaattacattttcgaaggctttttagaacggaaaggcgactttaaaaaaatctaacacccagtggtgtgtatttttttgcctcccctttcgaattcagaattcaaattactagacaaaaaaatatatcctgagaaaagtggattttgaggggtatagctccatagacctccattcattctgaaCTGccaccagttcagaacccggaagtttcccgagagtgggagttctccctttattagacattctctggtactgtcaggccaaatagtgtcctagggccaaatagtgtcctacctgacgtcacaatgccgttccgaagcaaggacgcgtccgtcgctatgccgaccttaaattcctgaaaTATCTACgagtgctagcaggaaactgtcatggttgctatactggttactaggtaggaagttttgtatttaggcttatttaaaccagtttattccacgctactatttaaagttttcactcgttcgacattcctgagacagcaacacacgcaggtagaatactatacgtgtggccttcccggtctgttaaaattgatgctaaataagtgaatttttttgacgaaaacaattagccagctagcaccagctatcaaacgagtgaaaactttaaatagtagcgtagaataaactggtttaaataagcctaaatacaaaacttcctacctagtaaccagtatagcagcaaccatgacagtttcctgctagcactcGTAGATAtttcaggaatttaaggtcggcatagcgacggacgcgtccttgcttcagaacggcattgtgacgtcaggtaggacactatttggccctaggacactatttggcctgacagtaccaccagagcctgtttaaggagagcctgcctaCTCCCTATTTatccccattgtaccgaattttgttgcagttccaccagagttccactgggagtgatcgcggtcgagtgcatgttgaatgggagtctatggagctaaacggctaaatttgcctctttcgcctgattgttgttgataaatctcagatttgattatagtttttgcatgttcaacatggattacaggtcaaaagttgaatgaacgagtacttatgtcctttcgatttcttacagggtaaatcgttgttgcccataacacgctagcattctgctaacgaatgttgattggttagtcaaggactgactacgaccagagatcccgcttgatggcatccgaagcagaaccagaatgtcagagcattagcaacattagcaacaacattagcaagccaaaactctttctagcatgtgtattgacagggagagcctaacctgtcagctgtgttgtcgatgcctcgagagtaaagtggaagtaaccagagcttgtcgtcaagcagtagctctggtcgtacgatgtgtatgacgtcaatgccattttcaaaggctttttagaacagaaaggcgactttaaaacaaatctaacacccagtggtgtgtattttttttgcctcccctttcgatttcagaattcaaattactagacaaaaaattatttcctgagaaaagtggattttgaggggtatagctccatagaccttcattcattctgcactcgaccgttagcgccctcatatggaacttgagtggaactgcaaccagttcagaacccggaagtttcccgagagtgggagttctctctttattagacattctctggtaccaCCATCTTATCTATACTCAGTGTTGGGGGGTAACGGAATACATGTACCGGCGTTACGTATTCAGAATACAAATTATGAGTAACTGTATTTAGTTAAAGAGAGTCTATTCACTCTCTAAATAAGTTAAGGCAACTCCATGCATTTCCCAGAACTTCTATCTTGTGGTTCCTACACtgtaccagagccatagaaaaagagagttgcgacacgctttgatcttgccgacacgtgatcacgtggttcatgtagctcgctgtagttccaaaaagccccactgctgtcaacattttttaatggttttcaatggagctggccaacggaagtcgctttctcaggcaaatgacgaatgaaacaggctcggttgaaGAAATCTGATATTCTGGCCATCTTTagctgactcgtatctacataaggcagtcctccctgacgtttttggtgtaaaatggagtgaactacaacattgtgaacactcactgccagtgaaacgtaggaaaaaagctagagcttttttgtcacgtggttccggtagctcgctgtagtaaaaaaaaaaccccactgctgtcaacctgtgtgaatggttttcagcgggacagacagcagcaccatctcgattcacggatattttcggtatattaacacaatgtcaattggttactggtgtgttgtatcatgtatgtatgatactttattaacatgtatgtataacattaacttataatacataacgcaatattgtgaagcagagctagaaatggctatgctagcagtaactagcctatattgttccacttaacgtttaaccttcgactgttgaagtaaatgggatttgttcaacttttttttcttcttcatcagcccactgacaatttaccacattaacaacacttatgtttgtagtacttgatgcaagttgaatctaaccatgatcaccagcaACACCAGCAAATGATCACCAGCAATACTGTGAAAATAATAGAACAGAatttacaaggcaaccaactgcaattcaataaaacattttattgtacaatatgtccagtgttcttccactccttttgtttgtagtgagcaggtgatctaaatgtctgcttttcacaaaccttagaccgcagtagtagatgcatctagttgagctaactagctaactactgagtggacctgaaattcctgccgagcgttgctggacgataggctttaatctgcaattcattgttgctagctctaatctaAAAGCTCTAaaagcagattctgtaaactgtgtatgccaaagaacaccaataactagaactaatttgacagactataaaccaacgatcTTTTGGTTATAATACACgtgctctctagctagctacagtaaaagtgttgcttagctctAGATACTAGACCCATAGTCTAGcacaaactgcatttagaatctaacaagctataatcttacgatacattttctctacagctggctgtatgaaatactactaataacaattgatatgtggtggtggaaatatgaaaaaatgcaggattttcatcaatttaccagctcacttgcttcggaccccataatattccattcattgttgctagctctataGGCAAATAAAGACAATCTTTGTACGCCAacaaacaccaataactagaactaatttgaaagactataaaccaacggacTTCTGGTTCTGATACaaatgctctttagctagctacagtaaaagtgttgcttagctgTACGTAAGATACTAGACTTACAGTCtaactctaactgcatttagaatctaacaagctattatcttacgaaaatgtttatcttaagttggccgTATGAAATTCTACTCATAACAAAttatatgtggtggttgaaatatgaaaaaatgcatgattttcatcaattcaccagctaacttacttcggagacactgaaaatgaatggggttcaacggtggaaaatacaatgtttggaactataggtcgcgTGGGACACGCTTTTCTTCctcattcctcgataacaatgggagtctatggaagtgtcgcaactctctttttctatggctctgcacTGTACTAacaaccagagccatagaaaaagagagttgcgacacgctttgatctcgccgacacgtgatcacgtggttcatgtagctcgctgtagttccaaaaagccccactgctgtcaacttttttgaatggttttcaatggagctggccaacggaagtcgctttctcaggcaaattacgaatgaaacaggctcagttgaagaaatccgatattctggctatcttcagctgactcttatctacattaggcagtcctcgctgacgtttttggtgaacaatggagtgaactacaacatgtgtgaacactcactgccagtgaaacgcaggaaaaaagctagagcttttttgtcacgtggttccggtagctcgctgtagttaaatgaaaacccactgctgtcaacgtgtttgaatggttttcggcgggaccgacagcagcaccatctcgattcacggatattttcggtatattaacacaatatcaattggttactggtgtgttgtatcatgtatgtatgctactttattaacatgtatgtataacattaacttataatgcataacgcaatattgtgaagcagagctggaaatggctatgctaccctacattgttccacttaacgtttaaccttcgactgttgaagtaaatgggatttgttcaacttttttttttcttcatcagcccacttacaatttaccacattaacaacacgtttgtacttgatgcacgttgaatctaaccatgatcaccggcaactgttcaatagaaaaaaattgaacagaatatacaaggcaaccaactgcaattcaataaaacattttattgtacaatatgtccagtgttcttccactccttttgtttgtagtgagcaggtgatcttaatgtctgcttttcacaaaacttagaccgcaaagctagctacagtaaaagtgttgcatagctctactatagtctagcgcaaactgcatttagaatctaacaagctataatctaacaagccataatcttacagtacattttatctacagctggctatatgaaataatactaataacaattgatatgtggtggttgaaatatgaaaaaatgcaggattttcatcaatttaccagctcacttgcttcggaccccataagccatatatggctctaacagctctaactgcatttagaatctaacaagctataatcttacgaaaatgtttatcttaagttggccatatgaaatactactcataacaattgatatgtggtggttgaaatatgaaaaaatgcatgattttcatcaatttaccagctaacttacttcgtagacactgaaaatgaatggggttcaacggtggaaaataccatgtttggaactataggttgcatgagacacgcttaacttccgcattcctcgataacaatgggagtctatggaagtgtcgcaactctctttttctatggctctgctaaCAACTACATGTATCGCTCCCATGTCATTGCCTCTCGTTCTTTCCTTCTGCAATGCTATTGGCTAAGCCAATGCATGGCCATCACATGCACAAGGAACGCAAACTCACGTACCATGGTTGGCCCAGAGCCATAGAGTCATTGGCTCTGGGTTGGCCAATGCATGCTTATCATCCACTCTGAAATAGTTTTTAAGAGACACGTACAAGGGTtttccttacgagcatgttcgggaaacgcacgtaaaaATAAGATGGTTCGTTATTTTGCTCGTGGAGAACCTTGtaacaactaagatccatcgttatcgggaaacgcattTTAGTAAGCAGACTTTGATGGTCGCATTCCTACACTTATAAAATGCAATTCAATGTGGAAGTAATCCAAGTATTCAGTAACGTAACGGAATAcgttacaaaatacatttttgggcATGTATTCTGTAACGAAATACGTTTTGAATGTATCCTTCCCAACAGATACATTCAAAACGGTTTAGTCTAGCTAGACCCACAACTGCAGATACATTACTAATTAATCAGAGAAAGAGCAACAACAAAGGCACACAAGACTTCAGCAAGGCAAATGTCGCCTACCTGATCACACCACTCTGTGCAAAAACTAAAGCGCCTTATCTCCTGCACAGATTAAAGTTCAATGCTGACTAGGGAATGTTACTTTTATGGTATGCAAAGCACATTGTACAAACTTGAAAATGCACTTTGGACTGAAACAGTCACTCCCCTGTGTtgcactctcccctccccctctgttggAAAAGCAAGGCTCTGTCAAAATACGGAGGGTATAGTTCCTGGTTCAGCGTTTTGTAGGGTTAAAATGATGTATCCGTAGTACCATAACCATGAAACTGATTATGGTACAATTGATAATATAAAAGTACAACATTTCATAGGAAAGCCACTGGGTATTTTGATTGGGAAGAAATGTTTAATATTTCCGATAAACGCCTACAACTCCCATGATACACTCTGTGAGATTAAttggtgcgttcgacttcatgcaacgccggcgtcgcctgcagccgcctgctgcccggctgacttgaagccgcctttggcattctcagcttcaagccGGTGgttgcaggcgacgccggcgctgcatgaagtcgaacgcacctattgcgTCACGTGAACAAGGGAGTGTATGTCCGCTGACGGTTATTTCTTCCTCTGGAGACGTCGCAAGGCCAACAATGTGCACCCGGTAAGAGACTAAACCTCTGATTTATCATAAACAACTATGAACTTAACTAATGTTTTGCTTTACGTTTTTTAATCAAGCATAGCTAGCTTGATTGCTTATCTTCTTAGGTGCACCTAAAGGAAAACGATGGTGCTTGGCTGAGGGTGGGTAGATCTTCACCCGTTAAATCTCCAACAATGAAGCCTAGAAAATGAAACGCTGTGGTCTTTCACTTGTCTTTCAGTGGTTCTCACCTGGTCTAACCTCAGGACCCACAATATTATCATATACTAAACGGTCTAGATTTTGATGAGATGCG includes the following:
- the fahd2a gene encoding fumarylacetoacetate hydrolase domain-containing protein 2A isoform X1, coding for MRLVQFQCSNDDGGVRVGVEQSEGLGVVDLKAFDASMPSTMIEFLEMGHKGMECAQRALSSGQCIVPRSEVKLLPPVLAPEKVVCVGMNYRDHCLEQNAPIPKEPIIFSKFSSCITGPYDNITLPDESQEVDWEVELAFVIGRRGKHIKEEDAMSFVAGFTVANDVTARDWQMKRNGKQWLLGKTFDSFCPLGSALVTSDAVKDPHMLGIRCLVNGATVQDSNTDQMIFRTEKLVAWVSQFVTLSPGDVFLTGTPPGVGVFRNPPVFLKKGDVVECQIDQVGVIRNTVV
- the fahd2a gene encoding fumarylacetoacetate hydrolase domain-containing protein 2A isoform X2; this translates as MRLVQFQCSNDDGGVRVGVEQSEGLGVVDLKAFDASMPSTMIEFLEMGHKGMECAQRALSSGQCIVPRSEVKLLPPVLAPEKVVCVGMNYRDHCLEQNAPIPKEPIIFSKFSSCITGPYDNITLPDESQEVDWEVELAFVIGRRGKHIKEEDAMSFVAGFTVANDVTARDWQMKRNGKQWLLGKTFDSFCPLGSALVTSDAVKDPHMLGIRCLVNGATVQDSNTDQMIFRTEKLVAWVSQCGRVPESSSLS
- the fahd2a gene encoding fumarylacetoacetate hydrolase domain-containing protein 2A isoform X3 — encoded protein: MRLVQFQCSNDDGGVRVGVEQSEGLGVVDLKAFDASMPSTMIEFLEMGHKGMECAQRALSSGQCIVPRSEVKLLPPVLAPEKVVCVGMNYRDHCLEQNAPIPKEPIIFSKFSSCITGPYDNITLPDESQEVDWEVELAFVIGRRGKHIKEEDAMSFVAGFTVANDVTARDWQMKRNGKQWLLGKTFDSFCPLGSALVTSDAVKGTARDVEGLTGFPGYQPPCWCLVGTFHSSFLDSLPRTS